One region of Oryza glaberrima chromosome 7, OglaRS2, whole genome shotgun sequence genomic DNA includes:
- the LOC127778797 gene encoding probable polyribonucleotide nucleotidyltransferase 1, chloroplastic encodes MLASPGTLHHLLPPLHLACAAPHGGPGTPQHALLPLSGLRSHLAPLAHASSRRVRRRASGTRARASVGEVVPLVSGAVSEEASTSGPAKFSMKIPVGDRHILVETGHIGRQASASVMVTDGETIVYSSVCLADTPNDPSDFFPMSVHYQERLSAAGRTSGGFFKREGRAKDHEVLVCRLIDRPLRPTMPKGFYYETQILSWVFSYDGIHSPDCLAVTAAGIAMALSEVPNKQTIAGVRIGMVNDQFVVNPTTEQMEDSELDLVMAGTDSAILMIEGYCDFLTEEKLLQAVETGQVAIREICKAIDGLVQKCGKKKMVDAIDLPPPELHRHVEDISGDELVKALQIKEKILRRKVLLALEEKVITILSEQGYVAKDEPSGASEILADVIEEEDEDEVIVDGEVDEGDIHIKPVSRKTLRQLFSEVDVKLVFKEVSSKFLRRRIVEGGKRSDGRCPHDLRPINSQCGLLPRAHGSALFTRGETQALAVVTLGDYQMAQRIDNLVDTEESKSFYLQYTFPPSSVGEVGRIGAPNRREIGHGMLAERALEPILPPEEDFPYTIRVESTITESNGSSSMASVCGGCLALQDAGVPIKFPVAGIAMGLVLDTLEFGGDGTPLILSDITGSEDASGDMDFKVAGNENGITAFQMDIKVVGITLPIMEQALLQARDGRKHILYEMSKCSPPPANVLSPYAPLIHVMKVKPNKVNLIIGSGGKTIKGIIEETGVDAIDTGDDGTVKITARDLSSLEKSKTIIANLTMVPKVGEIYRNCEIKSIAPYGAFVEIAPGREGLCHISELSSSWLAKADDAFKVGDRIDVKLIEINDKGQLRLSSRALLPDANQESGNKQQASGSTREKTPQTDNRIKMTTRKPRRKKQAEPSTAEANTPVKHATASSKDLASQGSEMGNK; translated from the exons ATGCTCGCGAGTCCCGGCAcgctccaccacctcctcccgccACTGCACCTCGCTTGCGCTGCCCCCCATGGCGGCCCGGGAACGCCGCAGCACGCGCTGCTCCCGCTCTCCGGACTCCGCAGCCACCTCGCGCCGTTAGCGCATGCCTCCTCGCGTCGCGTGCGAAGGAGAGCTTCGGGGACTAGGGCTAGGGCCTCCGTTGGCGAGGTGGTGCCCCTGGTTTCGGGGGCGGTGTCCGAGGAGGCGAGCACCTCCGGTCCAGCCAAGTTCTCCATGAAGATTCCCGTCGGCGACCGCCAC ATACTGGTGGAGACAGGCCACATAGGGAGGCAAGCAAGTGCTTCTGTAATGGTCACAGATGGTGAAACA ATTGTTTACTCCTCTGTTTGTTTGGCTGATACTCCAAACGATCCTTCTGATTTTTTCCCAATGTCAGTTCACTATCAAGAACGCCTTTCAGCTGCTGGGAGAACTAG TGGTGGTTTCTTTAAACGAGAAGGAAGGGCTAAAGATCATGAG GTCTTGGTATGCAGATTGATAGATAGGCCCCTGCGCCCTACTATGCCCAAGGGCTTCTACTACGAAACTCAGATTCTATCCTGG GTTTTCAGTTATGATGGTATTCATTCCCCTGATTGCTTGGCTGTCACAGCTGCTGGTATAGCCAT GGCACTCTCTGAAGTTCCAAATAAACAAACAATTGCTGGAGTGAGAATTGGTATGGTTAATGATCAGTTTGTTGTTAACCCAACCACTGAACAAATGGAGGACTCAGAGTTGGACTTGGTGATGGCTGGGACTGATAGTGCCATTTTGATGATAGAG GGCTACTGTGATTTTTTAACAGAGGAGAAACTGCTTCAAGCTGTGGAAACAGGCCAG GTGGCAATTCGAGAAATCTGCAAGGCAATTGATGGTCTTGTCCAGAAATGTGGAAAGAAGAAAATGGTCGATGCTATAGATTTACCACCCCCTGAACTCCACAGGCATGTTGAA GATATTTCTGGAGATGAGTTGGTGAAAGCACTGCAAATAAAAGAGAAGATTCTCAGAAGAAAGGTTCTTTTGGCTTTGGAGGAGAAAGTAATAACAATACTCTCTGAACAGGGATATGTTGCCAAAGATGAGCCATCTGGAGCCAGTGAAATTTTAGCTGATGTTATagaagaggaggacgaggatgaAGTTATAGTGGATGGTGAAGTGGATGAAGGTGACATTCACATCAAGCCAGTATCAAGGAAAACACTCCGCCAG TTATTCTCAGAAGTTGAtgtcaagctagtcttcaaggAAGTTTCATCCAAGTTTTTACGAAGGAGGATTGTAGAG GGTGGAAAGCGAAGTGATGGACGGTGTCCTCATGATCTTCGTCCCATTAATTCTCAATGTGGATTACTTCCGCGAGCCCATGGTAGTGCACTGTTCACAAGGGGAGAAACACAG GCACTTGCTGTGGTCACTTTAGGCGACTATCAGATGGCGCAGCGAATTGATAACCTTGTTGATACTGAGGAATCAAAAAGTTTCTACCTTCAG TACACATTTCCTCCATCATCTGTTGGCGAAGTTGGTCGGATTGGAGCACCTAATAGGAGGGAGATAGGACATGGAATGCTTGCAGAGAGGGCCCTGGAACCAATTTTACCGCCCGAAGAGGATTTTCCTTACACTATTCGTGTTGAGAGTACTATCACCGAAAGTAATGGCTCCTCCAG CATGGCTTCTGTCTGTGGAGGTTGTTTAGCGCTTCAAGACGCTGGTGTTCCGATAAAGTTCCCTGTTGCTGGAATAGCAATGGGCTTGGTTCTTGATACACTGGAATTTGGCGGAGATGGCACGCCACTTATTCTTTCTGATATTACTGGTTCTGAAGATGCCTCTGGTGACATGGATTTTAAG GTTGCTGGTAATGAAAATGGCATAACTGCTTTCCAAATGGACATCAAG GTAGTGGGGATAACTCTGCCTATAATGGAACAAGCACTTCTTCAAGCTAGAGATGGTAGAAAGCATATTTTAT ATGAAATGTCAAAATGTTCACCTCCACCAGCAAATGTACTCTCTCCATATGCTCCCTTAATCCATGTCATGAAG GTCAAGCCAAACAAGGTGAATTTAATAATTGGTTCTGGTGGAAAGACAATAAAAGGCATAATTGAGGAGACTGGAGTTGATGCTATTGATACTGGAGATGATGGCACA GTAAAAATTACTGCTAGGGACTTATCAAGCCTAGAGAAGTCAAAAACTATAATAGCTAATCTTACCATGGTTCCAAAAGTTGGAGAAATTTACAG GAACTGTGAGATCAAATCAATTGCTCCATATGGCGCTTTTGTTGAAATTGCACCAGGCCGTGAG GGTTTATGTCACATCAGTGAGTTAAGTTCTAGTTGGTTGGCCAAGGCTGATGAT GCTTTTAAAGTTGGTGATCGCATTGATGTCAAGCTTATTGAG ATAAATGACAAGGGTCAACTTCGGCTAAGTTCTCGAGCTTTACTTCCCGATGCAAATCAAGAATCTGGCAACAAGCAGCAAGCAAGTGGTTCAACTAGGGAGAAGACACCACAAACGGATAATCGTATTAAGATGACAACAAGAAAACCCAGACGTAAGAAGCAAGCTGAGCCATCTACAGCTGAAGCAAACACTCCTGTAAAACACGCAACTGCATCATCTAAGGATTTGGCTTCACAAGGCAGTGAAATGGGAAATAAATAG